The Theileria equi strain WA chromosome 2 map unlocalized gcontig_1105316255037, whole genome shotgun sequence genomic sequence GATCCATTCGAATCAGGTTGATTCTAAAGATGACGGACCTCGTCACAGCCAATTAGATAAAGTGGAAGATTCTCATATCCATCCACTTGATAGAATGGCATCGGCTGACCAAAGATCATCTGCACAAAAGCATTctattttccaaaatacaCCATTCCTACGTTCATATACACATTCCAATTTTCTTGGAAATATTACTGAGGACCACAAATTTGCTAGAAGCGGTGAAACTGGTGTAGGCACATCTGGACCAATGGACGCTGCGATAAACGGTGCTTTTAGAGCAGAATCAGCAGATAGACTAACTCCATTGTCATCCGCGCGGGATATATACTCACACGATACTGATAGtgaggatgaggaatttGATAACTGCAACTCGGAGGATGCTCTGGGATCTATTGACATGTGTAAGACTTTCATCCTAAAGATCTTGAGAAAAAACCAAAAGCTCCCAGTAAAAAGCTTTCCAATAGCTTTAGTTGTGGAGTATTGCAAAAAGTTTTGGCAAAAGGCAGGGAATTCCACGAAAAGATACGGAATATCAAgtatggaaaatgtacatgCATCTGGATACACAAAAACGATCTTGTACAGATACTACAGCTCCATTTTTTTCACCATATTCCCAAGGATATTCATAGTCGTTTTAATTTTTTCGTACACTGGTGACATACGACCTCCTAGACTACTCATTGGAGACAAACTTGAAAACGCACATTTTGTGGAAATGCTTCCATATTACGCAATGATGATCTCTAGCTTCATGATACCATTCTCATTCTATTCTACTTGTGGGATTCTGGACCTTGTGTTCTTATTTATACGGGAAACATTTAACCTCTTGTCCCTAATTACTTGTGTTTGCGCATTCAAGAGCAGTCTCCCAAAGGGCTATGAGGTTATACACGGCTTTACATCCATTATCTTTTTGGTCTATCCAATAGTTATCATGTTAGACCTATACTGGTCAGTGTACAGATACAAGGATGAGAGACGATCTGAGGAACCCACAGAAGAATGGCCAACGGAAAAAACGAGGGTGTTTCTCTATCGTCTAGAATTCTTTATTTGCAAGTACTCTATTTCTCCCATTGCTATAAATTTTAAGTTGCTAAGTACCGACTTGATGGAGTGTATAATCACAATGGACATTCTCATTCACTCACAGTGGTCGTACCTAATATACACTTGTATTTTTAGACTTCTTTGTTGTTCAATTACAAGCTCCAAGGTCTCAATCACAATTGTACTAATAGACCTACTTTTGGGGCTCACATACACAACCTTATCGCAATCACTGCGAGCCCTGATTCTCAGAGGGCAAGAAATCGCTCACATTATCGCTACATCCCAGGATAAAACTAATAATGGTAATGTCAGTCTGGGAGAAGTTGACAAGTATATCAAGGTGCAAGGACTCTTGTCATCGCCGGGGATTATTGTCCCCGcatttttgtaatttttaCAGCATCCTCGTCGTTATCAGATATTTTGTCGATACTATACTTTAAGGGTGCACTCACTTATAGGCGGAGATTTATCCTTTTGATGGTACCTCTACAGCTATTCTCTAAATCACCAGCCTGATCAAGAGGGAATTTAGATTATCTGGAGATAGGTACCTCTCATTTTAAAGAAATTTACAACTCATTATTGCAACTATTCTCTTTGGACTGGTAAAGTACGTATAGAGCATGTGAACACATGGCTTGTGTATTTGTCATGTACCACtcatttcatcattctAGAGACTTTTTACGGTTGTACTGAGGGTGATACAGGTAGGAAGAGTTCTTGCTAGTCGTTCGCACTCTACTATGTAGTTCACATTATGCCCATCCACCTTACGGTGAATTtgcatccctcattcttggGGACATGGTGCCCTATGTAACCCTTTTTCTAATCAGATGAAATCTAGAGCCTGCGAGTTCGTAAACCCTTTCAATGCTTTGCCCATTTACTTTGGAGGTAACAGTCACGACTTTGGGATTCGGGCCGTTTGTGTCTAGAATTACCATCTTTTGGATATCGTCCTCTTCATCCTCCTCCACAACCTGCTCTCCATGCTTTAGAGTGCCAAAGCGCAGGGAAAACGACTCGTCAGGAGAAATGTCATATATAGCCTTTTTGGAGTTGACTTCCACTTTACTTGTGTACGGGGGTGGGTTCATCAAGTCGACTTCAATGGGTCTTCTCTCTACTCTAGAGTATTCTGCTTCACCTGGTTTCttgataaattcaaaaACTCTCGTTTCCTTGTCATCACTTCCCTTTTCGTCTGGACCACCAACCAAATCGACCTTGGTGATAACGACGTACGTGGTCCCATTTTCAAGTTTCACAACCACGACAACCTTttccacattcttcttgtaaTCCTTCATGATCAACTCGTGTCCATCCGTTACGTCACCAATTTTGTAATTACCCGTCATGAACATCTTGATGATATACTTGGTGGTTTCAGGGGTTGTGCTGCCCCTTTCAACCATTATCCTCTTTGAGACCTTGCCTGAGATGTCGAGAGCTACTGGAGTCCTAGGACCCTTTTGCTTGCGCCTAGATAGCAATACAATTGGTGCAACCACCGCCACCAAGATGATCAAAATGACGGCAAACAGAATCACTCGCTTCAATACTGCCATTGCGGTTCAGTTGATTAGTTTTGCGGTACTCTGAATGGTTAATCTACTGTAGCTCCAGTGTTCAAATTTTTGCTCCAAATTTAAACCTTTGCAAGCAAATTAATGACTATAAAGTGTGGATTGTTCAATGATTAATAATTGCGGAACTAGCTGTCGGATTTAGCAGCTATATGGACTACTAAGCAGCTGCATGCAGTTTGCTCCAGGCATCCCCTGATAACTCCCATGGCAGACTCATAACTCACAAATCGCTCATCCAAAAGCCATTTTTGTTATGCGGACATAGTTTGCAGTGCTTTGGAGACTAACGTGTCCAGAGGTAGTAGACGTATGAGTACTGTTTCTAGACTCTTCTTGGCTTGCCCATCTTGCTCTCTAGGCACCTTGCCAATACAGAGGTTCTTCCTTCTGGATTTGCCTAGTAAGCAGTCTCAGCTATGGTCTCTAACTGTGGATCAGAACCCAGAAAATGCCATCACTATAACTCCTCGTTTCTCGGGGCGCCCTCACTCTCTATGGTCAGATAGTCACATATTCACTAGACAAGGATGTAAAGATAAATGAATTAAGTGTATGATGGCCGTGAGCCTGAATAATGGTCTTTCGGACCAACTGCGTTTGTTTATTCCGTCTTGTGACACATTGTGAATTTATGTTACAATTGCATGTATCATTTGGGGTGTTCTCACATGCTGAACTTAAAAATATCCTTTCATTTTCTGGTTTCAAGAGTGTGTTAATGGCTATAGGTCCCAAAGCTATCATAGACGATTGGCTCTAAGGGAATTCTTGCCATGATTTGTGAGTGTGTAGTCTGTATCTTCTTTTAAAAAATCATCCATTTCGGTAATGGAATTGTGGGCGCTAGAAAAGTTGTCACTATTCGTTTCCGAACCTCCACTAGTCAATGTATCGAGTCCAGACTGTTCCGAATCATCCTGATGTGTTTTCAGGTTCTCTGgttcatcatattcatcctcatcatcgTCTTCCTCGTCTGAGTCACtatcatcatctccagCCTCAGATTCGTTGTCTTCGTcgtcttcttcatcatcgTCCTCGTCATCTCCAGACTCTACTTTATCGTCTAGCTCCGGCTTGTCATTTTCAGaatcctctggagattctgcAGGAGCAACTTCTGGCTGTAGttcttctacaagagtCTCTGGTACATTAGGGTCACTGGGTTCAGACTCGGAAGGTCCTAcatctccagattcttcttctggTCCCTTCTCAGGTTGAACATCTTCAGGAGATTCTGTAGGAGCTTCCTCATTAGgttcttctggttcattatcctttacCTCATTCTCTTCAGTATTCTCTggttcttcatcttcctcgTCTGAATCattatcctcatcttcGTATTCATCCTGTTCATTCTCCTCAGCTTCGTTGTCGTCgtcttcatcttcatattcttcattctctgTTTCTTTTTCATTAGTGGAAACgtcatcttcttcctcttctgtAGCTGGTTCGGGCTCTGGCTGATCATGGGTCACCTCCTCAGTACTGGGTGTAGATTCAGAAGCTTTCGGTTCCTCATCCCCTTCATGAACATCCTCTACAGGGGAGTCTTCTACCTTCTCAACTTCtgcttcttcctcatcatcctcttcttcatcttcagtgGGAAGTTCAGGGGCATCTTGCTTAGACTCTTCCTTCACTGGAGCCTCTGGTAAAGCCTCATGGCCTTCTACATGTGCAGTAGGCCCAAAAACAGTGGTCTCTTTCTCTTCAGATGTCCAAGTTGGAGCTCCTCTGGGCTTCGGAGGTGAAGACCTTAGATGAGAAGTTTTAACTTGTTTGTAAGATGATTGTGATGGAGCATTATAACTGTCTAAACGTGCTTTGCCTGTGTCGTTAAATGCGCTGTGGTGGTCGAAAGAAGAGAGCCATGAAGACGTCGAGACAAGGTCTTCAGTAACATCATTACTTCTAGTTGTAGCGACAGGAGCTTGAGGTCTTCCAGATCTAGTAGTAGAGGTAGAAACACCAGTTCC encodes the following:
- a CDS encoding hypothetical protein (encoded by transcript BEWA_036510A); protein product: MAVFAFNTTNTAACGFSYESEDTLLTFFGIYVTPIVYSLFNSASKYPLFPDDSVNISVDEFLHSDLGLSTTIDLWDVVLMFSHLIKCKKDLLSGLVSRNFVVTFLIMSLVNIFLLGLTFPTAEGDAQQFFDISTNFMRNRGNHIRNPSKSETVKSDDYKVTSKIGAPSSFDVDKRGNVGPSGNVDMNPFRSSLDMFTIAKYAFVIGFFLIDLPYLCYRIYLLSHSNGFSLLLYKNVLFLFLRPYRLNMNQLAERDTAKGWQTAFFEAESTNLKMDAEISADVNEGEYLKKFTRRYTMKQRQSMRRSSTFSGRMSSINGLIHSNQVDSKDDGPRHSQLDKVEDSHIHPLDRMASADQRSSAQKHSIFQNTPFLRSYTHSNFLGNITEDHKFARSGETGVGTSGPMDAAINGAFRAESADRLTPLSSARDIYSHDTDSEDEEFDNCNSEDALGSIDMCKTFILKILRKNQKLPVKSFPIALVVEYCKKFWQKAGNSTKRYGISSMENVHASGYTKTILYRYYSSIFFTIFPRIFIVVLIFSYTGDIRPPRLLIGDKLENAHFVEMLPYYAMMISSFMIPFSFYSTCGILDLVFLFIRETFNLLSLITCVCAFKSSLPKGYEVIHGFTSIIFLVYPIVIMLDLYWSVYRYKDERRSEEPTEEWPTEKTRVFLYRLEFFICKYSISPIAINFKLLSTDLMECIITMDILIHSQWSYLIYTCIFRLLCCSITSSKVSITIVLIDLLLGLTYTTLSQSLRALILRGQEIAHIIATSQDKTNNGNVSLGEVDKYIKVQGLLSSPGIIVPAFL
- a CDS encoding signal peptide containing protein (encoded by transcript BEWA_036520A), with the translated sequence MAVLKRVILFAVILIILVAVVAPIVLLSRRKQKGPRTPVALDISGKVSKRIMVERGSTTPETTKYIIKMFMTGNYKIGDVTDGHELIMKDYKKNVEKVVVVVKLENGTTYVVITKVDLVGGPDEKGSDDKETRVFEFIKKPGEAEYSRVERRPIEVDLMNPPPYTSKVEVNSKKAIYDISPDESFSLRFGTLKHGEQVVEEDEEDDIQKMVILDTNGPNPKVVTVTSKVNGQSIERVYELAGSRFHLIRKRVT